Proteins from a single region of Actinomycetota bacterium:
- the tilS gene encoding tRNA lysidine(34) synthetase TilS: MVASAEGEAGSPVVQAQLPLPLADRWVPPRVPIDPALLPPGADTQLGQVVLGDVGGGLLVRSRTPGDRLRTEAGTRKLQDLLVDAGVPRAVRDLVPVVAIGDRILWVPGIAVDAEAARAGREDPDLHLAVLTDANLGD, translated from the coding sequence ATCGTCGCCTCGGCGGAAGGCGAGGCGGGGAGCCCGGTCGTCCAGGCCCAGCTGCCCCTGCCCCTGGCCGACCGGTGGGTCCCGCCCCGGGTTCCCATCGATCCCGCGCTGCTGCCTCCAGGCGCGGACACCCAGCTGGGTCAGGTCGTGCTCGGCGACGTCGGAGGTGGTCTGCTCGTGCGGTCCCGCACCCCCGGCGACCGGCTCCGCACCGAGGCGGGCACCCGCAAGCTCCAGGACCTGCTGGTCGATGCCGGGGTGCCTCGTGCCGTGCGCGACCTCGTCCCCGTCGTCGCCATCGGTGATCGCATCCTGTGGGTGCCGGGGATCGCGGTCGACGCCGAGGCTGCACGTGCGGGGCGGGAGGATCCCGACCTGCACCTGGCGGTGCTGACGGACGCGAACCTCGGCGACTAG